In the genome of Drosophila yakuba strain Tai18E2 chromosome 3R, Prin_Dyak_Tai18E2_2.1, whole genome shotgun sequence, one region contains:
- the LOC6537885 gene encoding zinc finger protein 853, translating into MIGTEDMSAAAGMDISESFRAEDLSKADFFDFVTGPDMGIGIGVGVGVESLGVSLHQQHHQNHQQPPHSHNGHNNNNNNNNHVQVVHQPITSQSQQQSLCGGARTNSNNMIHDGGGGGAGAGGGGGVVVPVGNRNGTSNGGDPTLQGYEFWHQDKDNSRLDSSSIFEDLDRYCWQQQPVTTSASNGGSASTNQPSPTSPQGHLQQQQQQQQQHQQQHQQLQQQHQQQQQQQQQPNANSSSAASSGAGSSSDTISSLDTTDGQIYTLTVLNGGEPWLKRSEAEQLPTTLDLDSLLGSFPGYIKSEYPYDDSGFGTDGKDVIGNGTDGLSSISHAQNQAQQAQLQTLPSLVTAISLAGGNDLGQQLAQFQNNNNDWHMADHNTDTEQSTAESLLRSALQGKGYAKGLHMQNGLTMPVVKDEDMRRLLFTDEAAALGFADSTLSAAQMFDEAQGIHLSTQQQQQQQQQQQQQPLNGNANILVDDMFLSLENAFSDDFEKIKRIANEVQQFCSAGSAGTPTPGDYVPTSDVLMQISPSPAVTSAGQLQPPQPLKPEVSTSTSPTSAVVTSGAASSHVRSGGGVVKPKKAYKRSSSNNNNPNVANNNQSSGGNPLIAGGSGSGSSSSSGSASSSSNSPPANSGGSSSSSSGSTQRKERSLHYCSICAKGFKDKYSVNVHIRTHTGEKPFACSLCGKSFRQKAHLAKHYQTHMTQKNNGNFIKGGSGKHQRSSGGSSAGSASAALNQRQQQLGGGVVPPSLPVMISNPNTPPGGVLPPANGLLANR; encoded by the exons ATGATCGGCACCGAGGATATGTCCGCAGCGGCTGGCATGGACATCAGCGAGTCCTTTCGTGCCGAGGATCTCTCGAAGGCGGACTTCTTTGACTTTGTGACCGGACCGGACATGGGCATCGGCAtaggagtgggcgtgggcgtggaaTCGTTGGGCGTCAGtctgcatcagcagcaccaccagaaCCACCAACAGCCGCCCCACAGTCATAACGgtcacaacaacaacaataacaataacaaccacGTCCAGGTGGTGCACCAGCCCATTACGTCGCAATCGCAACAGCAGAGCCTCTGCGGTGGTGCGAgaaccaacagcaacaacatgaTCCACGAcggcggaggcggtggtgcAGGCgccggtggtggtggtggagtcGTGGTGCCCGTGGGCAACCGCAACGGCACCAGCAACGGTGGCGATCCCACGTTACAGGGCTATGAG TTTTGGCACCAGGACAAGGACAACAGCCGCCTGGACTCCAGCTCGATATTCGAGGACCTCGATCGCTACTGCTGGCAACAGCAGCCGGTCACAACCAGCGCCAGTAATGGTGGATCCGCCAGCACCAATCAGCCCAGTCCCACCTCGCCGCAGGGTcacctccagcagcagcagcagcagcagcagcaacatcagcagcagcatcagcagttgcagcagcaacatcagcaacagcaacagcagcagcagcaaccgaATGCGAACAGCTCCTCGGCGGCATCCAGTGGAGCGGGAAGCAGCAGCGACACCATCAGCAGCCTGGACACCACCGATGGCCAGATCTACACCCTGACAGTATTAAATGGAGGAGAGCCCTGGCTGAAGCGCTCGGAGGCGGAACAGCTGCCCACAACGCTGGATCTGGACAGTCTGCTGGGCAGTTTTCCGGGCTACATTAAATCGGAGTATCCGTACGATGACAGTGGCTTTGGTACGGATGGCAAGGATGTGATCGGCAATGGAACGGATGGTCTCAGCAGTATTTCCCACGCACAAAACCAGGCTCAGCAGGCGCAACTACAGACGCTTCCCTCGCTGGTCACGGCCATCTCATTGGCGGGCGGCAATGATTTGGGCCAACAGTTGGCACAATTCCAGAATAACAACAACGACTGGCACATGGCGGATCACAATACGGACACGGAACAGAGTACGGCGGAATCGCTGCTGCGGAGCGCGCTGCAGGGAAAGGGCTACGCAAAGGGTTTGCACATGCAAAATGGCTTGACTATGCCAGTGGTCAAGGATGAGGACATGCGACGTTTGCTATTTACCGATGAGGCAGCTGCTTTGGGTTTTGCGGACTCCACTTTAAGTGCTGCCCAAATGTTCGACGAGGCCCAGGGTATCCATCTAAGtacccaacagcagcagcagcaacaacagcagcagcaacagcagccacttAATGGGAATGCCAATATTCTGGTGGACGATATGTTCCTATCGCTGGAGAATGCCTTCAGCGATGATTTCGAGAAGATCAAGCGCATCGCCAACGAAGTGCAGCAGTTTTGCAGTGCCGGCTCAGCAGGCACACCAACGCCCGGTGATTATGTGCCCACCAGTGATGTGCTAATGCAAATCTCACCCAGTCCGGCGGTTACATCGGCGGGTCAATTGCAGCCACCGCAACCGTTGAAACCGGAGGTCAGTACCTCCACATCGCCCACATCGGCGGTGGTGACTTCCGGCGCCGCCAGCAGCCATGTCCGCTCCGGCGGCGGTGTTGTCAAGCCCAAGAAGGCGTACAAacggagcagcagcaataacaataatccCAATGTGGCCAACAACAATCAGAGTAGCGGTGGCAATCCGCTGATAGccggtggcagtggcagtggcagctcCTCGTCAAGCGGTagtgccagcagcagcagcaacagtccGCCAGCCAATTCCGGCGGCAgttcatcctcctcctcgggcAGCACACAGCGCAAGGAGCGATCCCTGCACTACTGCTCCATTTGCGCGAAGGGTTTCAAGGATAAGTACTCGGTGAATGTGCACATACGCACGCATACGGGCGAGAAGCCCTTCGCCTGTTCGCTGTGTGGCAAGAGTTTTCGCCAGAAGGCCCACCTGGCCAAGCACTACCAGACGCACATGACCCAGAAGAACAATGGCAACTTCATCAAGGGCGGCTCCGGCAAACACCAGCGATCGAGTGGTGGATCCTCGGCAGGATCGGCCAGTGCCGCACTCaaccagcggcagcagcaacttggTGGCGGTGTGGTGCCACCATCGCTGCCCGTGATGATCAGCAATCCCAATACGCCACCTGGCGGAGTACTGCCACCGGCCAATGGACTCCTGGCCAATCGGTAG